The following proteins come from a genomic window of Vallitaleaceae bacterium 9-2:
- the plsX gene encoding phosphate acyltransferase PlsX encodes MKQVSIAVDAMGGDHAPDIVVDAAIMAMEQEPNIILTLFGNEAMINDKLNGRSYDQNRLHIINATENIDNNESPVLAIRRKKDSSIVKGLRYVKEGHADAFVSAGSTGAVLAGGTLIIGRIKGIERPALGSFIPTANGVTLLMDCGANVDSKPMYLHQFAKMGSSYSQSFTGKSKPTIGLLNVGDEEKKGNSLTKETYALLKQDTSLNFIGNIEGRDIALGKADVIIADGFTGNLILKHTEGLAMFLLTQIKQAITSTWYSKIGALLIKGPLKKMLKSFDYTEYGGAPLLGLEGLVVKAHGSSDAKAFKNAILQCKTFSDEDVNKKIKQQLI; translated from the coding sequence ATGAAGCAAGTGAGTATTGCAGTTGATGCAATGGGAGGGGACCATGCACCAGATATTGTTGTTGATGCGGCAATTATGGCAATGGAACAAGAGCCGAATATCATATTGACATTATTTGGTAATGAAGCTATGATTAATGATAAGTTAAACGGACGAAGTTATGACCAGAACCGATTGCATATTATCAATGCAACGGAAAATATAGATAATAACGAATCGCCTGTCTTAGCTATTCGCAGAAAAAAAGATTCATCCATTGTTAAGGGCTTACGCTATGTCAAAGAAGGACATGCAGATGCCTTTGTGTCCGCAGGGAGTACGGGAGCGGTCTTGGCAGGAGGTACATTGATTATTGGGCGCATAAAGGGCATTGAACGACCGGCGCTTGGTTCTTTTATTCCTACTGCAAATGGAGTGACGCTTTTGATGGATTGTGGAGCAAATGTAGATTCAAAACCAATGTATTTACATCAGTTTGCTAAAATGGGATCAAGTTATAGCCAATCCTTTACAGGAAAATCCAAGCCAACAATTGGATTGCTTAATGTTGGCGATGAAGAGAAAAAGGGCAATAGCTTAACAAAAGAGACATATGCGCTTTTAAAGCAAGATACTTCTTTGAACTTCATCGGAAATATTGAAGGACGCGATATTGCTTTAGGAAAAGCGGATGTCATCATAGCGGACGGATTTACAGGCAATCTGATCTTAAAACATACAGAAGGTTTAGCGATGTTTTTACTTACTCAGATTAAGCAAGCAATTACGTCGACCTGGTATTCAAAAATAGGTGCACTACTTATAAAAGGTCCATTAAAGAAAATGTTAAAATCTTTTGACTACACTGAATACGGCGGCGCACCTTTATTAGGGCTTGAGGGGCTTGTTGTCAAGGCACATGGAAGCTCGGATGCAAAAGCATTTAAAAATGCCATACTACAATGTAAAACTTTTTCTGACGAAGATGTAAATAAAAAAATAAAACAACAACTTATATAA
- the pta gene encoding phosphate acetyltransferase, producing the protein MSFIERIKERAKENIQTIVLPESLELRTLEATDQILKEKIAKVILIGKEKEIKEKAGDLDISGATIIDPDRFDEMDDYIATLVELRSKKGMTAEKAQELLTQDPLYLGVMMVKKGLAGGMVAGAVNSTANVLRPSLQILKTAPGTKLVSAFFVMVVPNCEYGANGTFIFADSGLVQNPNSEELASIAGSSAKSFEILVEEKPVVGMLSHSTMGSAKHPDVDKVVEATRLAKEQYPDYAIDGEFQLDAAIVPSIGQAKAPGNEVAGNVNVLVFPDLDSGNIGYKLTQRLAKAEAYGPVTQGIAKPVNDLSRGCSSEDIVGVVAITAVQAINQSI; encoded by the coding sequence GTGAGTTTTATTGAAAGAATTAAAGAAAGAGCAAAAGAAAACATTCAAACAATCGTATTACCTGAGTCACTTGAGTTAAGAACTTTGGAGGCAACAGACCAAATTCTTAAAGAAAAAATTGCCAAGGTTATTCTTATTGGTAAGGAAAAAGAGATTAAAGAAAAAGCAGGTGATTTAGATATTTCAGGAGCGACAATTATTGATCCAGATCGATTTGATGAAATGGATGATTACATTGCAACGCTTGTAGAACTTCGAAGCAAAAAAGGAATGACAGCTGAAAAAGCGCAGGAACTATTAACTCAAGATCCTTTATATCTTGGTGTAATGATGGTGAAAAAAGGCTTGGCAGGCGGTATGGTTGCAGGTGCTGTTAATTCAACGGCGAACGTATTACGACCATCATTACAAATATTAAAAACGGCACCAGGAACAAAACTTGTGTCTGCATTTTTTGTCATGGTCGTTCCAAATTGTGAGTATGGTGCGAACGGTACATTTATTTTTGCAGATAGTGGATTGGTACAAAATCCAAACTCAGAAGAATTAGCTTCTATTGCGGGAAGTTCAGCCAAATCTTTTGAAATACTGGTTGAAGAAAAACCAGTTGTTGGTATGCTTTCACATTCAACAATGGGAAGTGCTAAACACCCAGATGTGGACAAAGTGGTTGAAGCAACACGTCTTGCAAAAGAACAATACCCAGACTATGCAATTGATGGAGAGTTCCAATTAGATGCAGCGATTGTTCCAAGTATTGGACAAGCAAAAGCGCCAGGTAATGAAGTGGCGGGTAATGTCAACGTTCTTGTATTCCCGGACTTGGATTCTGGTAATATTGGATATAAATTAACACAAAGATTAGCTAAGGCAGAAGCATATGGACCTGTAACTCAAGGTATTGCAAAGCCTGTTAATGACTTGTCACGAGGATGCAGTTCTGAAGATATTGTAGGAGTCGTTGCAATCACAGCAGTCCAAGCCATTAACCAAAGCATATAG
- the smc gene encoding chromosome segregation protein SMC, whose product MYLKSIDLYGFKSFANKMIFKFDKGITGIVGPNGSGKSNVADAVRWVLGEQSAKQLRGSKMEDVIFAGTETRRALGYCQVDLTIDNSDGKMPIDYREVTVSRRVYRSGESAYYINGTACRLKDVHELFMDTGVGREGYSIIGQGQVDKILSSKPNDRRDLFDEAAGIVKYKTRKLAATKKLESGETDLERISDIIGELETQKDGLKDQAEVARVYLDYREELKKLEINSFIRLIDEFEVKLKELKENEQRIQKEYEEKNATHKQLQQKYHEYEEQFKVIEEELDTYRDDITSTSLAIEKLQSTMRLSEEKTKNSVIQIEKLTNEIQRLEDMEMRRRIELNEIKDLKEKQVHKIKLQEEVISEHQKVSEHIQQEITSYENEIDTIQTDMIQRLNEGSNIKGQVHRSEVMIENNRSRLEQLSSRKVIAMETVQTLAQELTNAQHALDAFEKKQQELLDQKLKIRSVIGKNEATLVNEKKKAQEIIYELNKNQSKLDAIKGMEEQYDGYFFSVKKVMELKDPGALGVVAELIRVPSKYTAAIELALGSNLQNIVTTNEQKAKGFIEYLKKNKYGRGTFLPLTTVKGHCIQSFKKTDGFIGIASELIECDEAYRPIIRQLLGRILVVDHIENGIKLAKANQQKVRIITLEGEVINPGGAMSGGAFKNEKGQLLSRKNDIESLEANIKAMQETVNTKQKEILSAEDELQSLKDNIESIQAQEQTMNIEHHTMITQMNTNQSEHVKFQQELKNISAEVETLKAETEQLREEKEQLSSQLSTSQIDHVDAESRVETLNEKIQVLKEDLKLIMEDLTSDKMALTTLQEQMRHYEENIKRLIEGLEDHTDSIQRIREEIQGYELSNLKETQNLQKSQEEQIIEKEKLLELNTKVNELKFQRQDIQVQKGQMDAKREMAYEEFNQLEKELIRISGNIERNEMQKETQINYMWDEYELTYTKALTFKTEIELAESTIKSKIASIKSEIKQLGDVNVHAIEEYRQVKERYTFLSSQREDLITAKEKLLGIIQELDEQMTAQFREKFNEINAQFNTVFKELFGGGKGFLELTDDEDILSAGITIIAQPPGKKLQNMMLLSGGERAFTAIALLFAIQSLRPSPFCVLDEIEAALDDANVDRFATYLQKLTHQTQFIVITHRKGTMEAANALYGITMQEKGVSTQVSVKLIQDQLDHTTKE is encoded by the coding sequence ATGTATCTAAAAAGTATTGATTTATATGGCTTTAAATCTTTTGCCAACAAAATGATTTTTAAATTTGATAAAGGAATTACAGGCATAGTCGGTCCTAATGGCAGTGGGAAAAGCAATGTAGCAGATGCTGTTCGCTGGGTATTAGGAGAGCAAAGTGCAAAACAGTTACGTGGAAGTAAGATGGAAGATGTTATTTTTGCAGGGACTGAAACACGTCGAGCATTGGGATATTGTCAGGTAGATTTAACGATAGATAACAGCGATGGTAAAATGCCAATAGACTATCGTGAAGTGACTGTTTCTAGGCGCGTATATCGTTCAGGCGAAAGTGCATATTATATTAATGGGACTGCTTGTCGGTTAAAAGACGTTCATGAACTATTTATGGATACGGGTGTTGGGCGTGAAGGATACTCGATTATTGGACAAGGACAGGTAGATAAAATCCTTTCCTCAAAACCCAATGACCGTAGAGACTTATTTGATGAAGCCGCCGGAATCGTAAAATATAAAACGCGAAAACTAGCAGCAACAAAAAAACTGGAAAGTGGAGAGACCGACTTAGAACGGATTTCCGATATTATTGGTGAACTTGAGACACAAAAAGATGGATTAAAAGATCAGGCAGAAGTTGCAAGAGTCTATTTGGATTATCGTGAAGAACTAAAAAAGCTGGAAATTAACAGCTTTATTCGTCTTATTGATGAGTTTGAAGTAAAACTCAAAGAACTCAAAGAAAATGAGCAGCGCATTCAAAAAGAATATGAAGAAAAAAATGCAACGCATAAGCAATTGCAACAAAAGTATCACGAATATGAAGAACAGTTTAAAGTGATTGAAGAAGAGCTAGATACATATCGTGATGATATTACATCGACGTCTTTGGCTATTGAAAAACTGCAATCAACGATGCGTCTGTCGGAAGAAAAGACAAAAAACAGTGTAATACAAATTGAAAAGTTAACCAATGAGATTCAACGACTTGAAGACATGGAGATGCGCCGTCGGATAGAACTTAATGAAATTAAGGATTTAAAAGAAAAACAAGTACATAAGATAAAACTTCAAGAAGAAGTAATTAGTGAGCATCAGAAAGTCTCAGAGCATATACAGCAAGAAATCACGTCCTATGAAAATGAAATAGACACGATACAAACGGATATGATACAACGCCTTAATGAAGGGTCAAATATAAAAGGACAAGTGCACCGCAGCGAGGTCATGATAGAAAATAATCGCTCACGTTTGGAACAGCTGTCCTCACGTAAGGTCATTGCCATGGAAACAGTTCAAACATTGGCCCAGGAATTGACCAATGCACAACATGCTTTAGATGCCTTCGAAAAGAAACAACAAGAGTTGCTAGATCAAAAGCTTAAGATTCGAAGTGTCATAGGAAAAAACGAAGCAACACTTGTAAATGAAAAGAAAAAGGCGCAAGAAATCATCTATGAGCTTAACAAAAATCAATCCAAATTGGATGCAATTAAAGGTATGGAAGAACAGTATGATGGATATTTCTTCAGCGTAAAAAAAGTCATGGAGTTAAAAGATCCAGGAGCGTTGGGGGTTGTTGCAGAATTGATTCGTGTGCCATCAAAATATACGGCGGCTATTGAACTGGCATTAGGGTCGAATCTACAAAATATTGTGACAACCAATGAACAAAAAGCGAAGGGATTTATTGAGTATCTTAAAAAAAATAAATATGGACGAGGAACTTTTTTACCGCTTACGACAGTTAAAGGTCATTGTATTCAATCGTTTAAGAAAACAGATGGATTTATAGGGATTGCAAGTGAATTAATTGAGTGTGATGAAGCGTATAGACCAATTATACGTCAGCTTTTAGGGCGTATTCTCGTGGTTGATCATATTGAAAATGGTATAAAGCTTGCAAAGGCTAATCAACAAAAAGTACGTATCATAACCCTTGAAGGGGAAGTAATCAATCCTGGGGGAGCTATGAGTGGTGGTGCCTTCAAAAATGAAAAGGGACAATTGCTTTCCAGAAAGAATGATATTGAGTCCTTAGAAGCCAATATAAAAGCCATGCAAGAAACTGTGAACACAAAGCAAAAAGAAATCTTAAGTGCTGAAGATGAACTCCAATCGCTAAAAGATAACATTGAGTCTATACAGGCGCAAGAGCAAACGATGAATATCGAGCATCATACGATGATAACTCAGATGAATACCAACCAAAGCGAACATGTGAAGTTTCAGCAAGAATTAAAAAATATAAGTGCTGAAGTTGAGACGTTAAAAGCAGAGACAGAGCAACTGCGTGAAGAGAAAGAACAGCTGTCCTCTCAATTAAGTACTTCTCAAATTGATCATGTTGATGCGGAGTCACGCGTCGAAACCCTTAATGAGAAAATTCAAGTGCTTAAAGAAGACTTGAAGCTGATTATGGAAGACTTAACCAGCGATAAAATGGCATTGACAACGCTACAAGAACAAATGCGCCATTATGAGGAAAATATTAAACGCCTCATTGAAGGGTTGGAAGACCATACGGACTCCATTCAACGTATTCGTGAAGAAATTCAAGGGTATGAGTTAAGCAACTTAAAAGAAACCCAAAATCTTCAAAAAAGCCAAGAAGAACAAATAATAGAAAAAGAAAAATTACTTGAGTTAAATACAAAAGTTAATGAACTTAAGTTTCAACGTCAAGATATTCAAGTCCAAAAAGGACAGATGGATGCAAAGCGTGAGATGGCTTATGAAGAGTTTAATCAATTAGAAAAAGAATTAATTCGTATCAGTGGTAATATTGAGCGAAATGAAATGCAAAAAGAAACACAAATCAATTATATGTGGGATGAATACGAACTAACATATACAAAGGCATTGACGTTTAAAACAGAAATAGAATTAGCAGAATCAACCATTAAAAGTAAAATTGCATCGATTAAAAGTGAAATCAAGCAACTGGGTGATGTAAATGTTCATGCTATTGAAGAATACCGACAAGTAAAGGAACGCTATACATTTTTATCTTCTCAGCGTGAAGATTTGATAACCGCCAAAGAAAAACTCTTGGGGATTATTCAAGAGCTGGATGAACAAATGACCGCTCAGTTTCGGGAAAAGTTCAATGAAATCAATGCTCAGTTTAACACTGTTTTTAAAGAACTCTTTGGTGGAGGAAAAGGATTTTTAGAGTTGACAGATGATGAAGATATTCTGTCAGCAGGAATTACTATTATTGCGCAGCCACCAGGCAAAAAACTTCAAAACATGATGTTGCTCTCTGGTGGAGAAAGAGCGTTTACAGCAATTGCATTATTGTTTGCCATCCAAAGTCTACGTCCTTCACCATTTTGCGTATTAGATGAAATTGAAGCAGCACTTGATGATGCCAATGTAGATCGTTTTGCGACATATTTGCAAAAACTTACACATCAGACGCAGTTTATTGTTATCACCCATAGAAAAGGGACCATGGAAGCCGCGAATGCACTGTATGGAATTACAATGCAAGAAAAAGGCGTGTCAACCCAAGTATCCGTAAAATTAATACAAGATCAGCTTGATCATACAACAAAAGAATAG
- a CDS encoding nucleotidyltransferase, protein MKIAAIISEYNPFHNGHAYQIRSTKETLGVDFVVAIMSGNYVQRGEPAIFDKWTRTRLALLGGVDVVIELPTLYSTASAELFAKGAVDLLNQLNIIDYLSFGSEHGDINPLTTLAQLYLNESPHFQHHLKANLKKGFSFPKARSLATSTLYPEYETLLKGSNNILAIEYLKALLQSDSSIAPFTLKRVGSSYLETKLQSTYASATAIRLALKDNPNAVDATIPLPCFDYLLDALGHSVFSIYPEDYFPYYRYLLTINNPSVENIYDFPVELNNRLQKIMLQSENYAHFIDAAQSKNYTKTTIQRALLHQFLNITTTNIQENNTQLHHYIKILGFKKSASPVLALLKNNARLPLITNVADHQKQLLADGKKMLHDEVKFTNLYNELLLQKSNHIKKNDYSQPIIIL, encoded by the coding sequence ATGAAAATTGCTGCAATTATCTCAGAATATAATCCATTTCACAATGGACATGCGTATCAAATCCGTAGTACGAAGGAAACGCTAGGTGTTGATTTTGTCGTTGCCATTATGAGCGGTAACTATGTACAACGTGGAGAACCCGCTATTTTTGATAAGTGGACACGTACGCGTTTAGCCCTGCTTGGGGGTGTCGATGTCGTTATCGAGCTTCCGACCCTTTACTCGACTGCCTCTGCCGAGCTTTTTGCAAAAGGTGCAGTTGATTTGCTCAACCAATTAAATATCATTGACTACTTAAGTTTTGGAAGTGAACACGGAGATATAAACCCACTCACTACACTGGCTCAGCTTTATTTAAATGAATCACCTCATTTTCAGCACCATCTAAAAGCCAATTTAAAAAAAGGTTTTTCTTTCCCAAAAGCAAGAAGCCTAGCCACTTCAACCCTTTATCCAGAGTATGAGACGCTATTAAAAGGGTCCAATAATATTTTAGCTATTGAATACTTAAAGGCTTTACTCCAATCCGATTCCTCAATAGCGCCCTTTACACTTAAACGTGTAGGTTCATCCTACCTTGAAACCAAACTTCAGTCAACCTACGCTTCTGCGACGGCCATTCGCCTAGCATTAAAGGATAACCCAAATGCTGTTGATGCAACTATACCGCTTCCATGTTTTGACTATTTACTTGATGCGCTCGGTCATTCAGTTTTTTCAATATATCCAGAAGATTATTTCCCCTATTATCGTTATTTGCTAACGATAAATAACCCTAGTGTAGAAAATATTTACGACTTTCCTGTTGAGCTTAACAATCGTCTCCAAAAAATCATGCTTCAATCCGAAAACTATGCACACTTTATTGATGCTGCCCAATCCAAAAACTACACTAAGACAACGATACAACGTGCTTTGTTACATCAATTTTTAAATATAACCACGACAAATATCCAAGAAAACAACACTCAGTTACATCATTATATAAAAATTCTTGGCTTTAAAAAATCGGCCTCTCCTGTACTTGCTTTACTAAAAAACAATGCTCGTCTACCATTAATCACTAACGTAGCCGATCATCAAAAACAGCTCCTAGCAGATGGTAAAAAAATGCTGCATGATGAGGTGAAGTTTACTAACCTCTACAATGAACTCCTTCTTCAAAAAAGCAATCATATAAAAAAGAATGACTATTCTCAACCAATAATCATTCTATAG
- a CDS encoding acetate kinase translates to MNILVLNCGSSSLKYQLINMDDESVLAIGICERIGIEGSQIKHESAGKEKIVLKTEMKNHEDAVRYLIKALVDETHGCIQSMQEISAVGHRVVHGGEFFSDSVVIDEKVIEVIEECVELAPLHNPANLIGIRACQSIMPGVPMIAVFDTAFHQTMPEKAYLYAIPYEYYEKFKIRRYGFHGTSHKFVAHRAAEMLGRPIEELKIIVCHLGNGASVCAVDGGKSIDTSMGLTPLEGLVMGTRSGDIDPAIVDYIAQKENVSVHDVIEILNKKSGVLGLSGISSDFRDIRSAANQGDQHAIRTMEVFEYRVAKYIGSYAATLNGLDALVFTAGLGENNISVRANICKQLGYLGIDVDDELNDCSGIERDFSKKTATCHSMVVPTNEELMIARETLKLV, encoded by the coding sequence ATGAATATTCTCGTACTCAATTGTGGAAGCTCGTCACTTAAGTACCAACTAATAAACATGGATGATGAAAGTGTTTTAGCGATTGGAATTTGTGAACGTATTGGGATTGAAGGGTCACAGATAAAGCATGAATCAGCGGGAAAAGAAAAAATTGTTTTGAAAACAGAGATGAAAAACCATGAAGATGCAGTGCGCTATTTGATTAAGGCACTTGTTGATGAAACCCATGGTTGTATTCAGTCAATGCAAGAAATATCAGCTGTAGGACATCGAGTTGTTCATGGCGGAGAGTTTTTCTCGGATTCAGTAGTTATTGATGAAAAAGTTATTGAAGTTATTGAAGAGTGTGTAGAACTTGCACCGCTTCATAATCCTGCTAACCTTATTGGTATTCGTGCATGTCAAAGCATTATGCCCGGAGTTCCGATGATTGCTGTATTTGATACGGCGTTTCATCAGACAATGCCGGAAAAGGCATACCTATATGCAATACCATACGAATACTATGAAAAGTTTAAAATACGACGTTATGGATTCCATGGAACATCCCATAAATTTGTTGCTCATAGAGCGGCAGAAATGTTAGGCCGACCTATTGAAGAGCTTAAGATTATTGTATGTCATTTGGGAAATGGTGCGAGTGTGTGTGCAGTTGATGGTGGGAAATCTATTGATACATCGATGGGATTAACTCCACTAGAAGGACTTGTAATGGGAACACGCAGCGGAGATATCGATCCGGCAATTGTAGATTATATTGCTCAAAAAGAAAATGTGTCGGTACATGATGTTATCGAAATATTAAATAAAAAATCAGGAGTTCTTGGACTATCAGGAATCTCCAGTGATTTTAGAGATATACGTTCAGCAGCCAATCAAGGTGATCAACATGCTATTCGAACAATGGAAGTTTTTGAATATCGCGTAGCTAAATATATTGGCTCATATGCAGCGACACTTAATGGATTAGATGCCTTAGTATTTACAGCTGGTTTAGGAGAGAATAACATATCCGTACGTGCTAATATATGTAAACAATTAGGCTATCTTGGTATTGATGTGGATGATGAACTTAACGATTGTTCAGGTATTGAACGTGACTTTAGCAAAAAAACAGCGACATGTCACTCAATGGTTGTTCCAACGAATGAAGAGTTGATGATTGCACGTGAAACCCTAAAATTAGTATAA
- the rpmF gene encoding 50S ribosomal protein L32, with product MAVPKRKVSSARRDKRRAQSWTLSAPNLGRCSKCGELVMPHRACKACGTYKNKVVVEKE from the coding sequence ATGGCAGTACCAAAAAGAAAAGTATCCTCAGCACGTAGAGACAAGCGTCGTGCTCAAAGCTGGACGTTATCAGCTCCAAATTTGGGAAGATGCAGCAAATGTGGTGAGTTAGTGATGCCACACAGAGCTTGTAAAGCATGTGGAACATACAAGAATAAAGTAGTTGTTGAAAAAGAGTAA
- a CDS encoding DUF177 domain-containing protein, whose product MLLHLVEAFIRSDQITLQQTFNDVVFEDGLHEYQVVEPLSCDLIFKRINEKDILIEGIASIGLNIPCDRCTVDVMQNVKVHIHRSVSLHDSEEFAYIQGAELDVEDFLLTELLIEFPQKVLCSDECKGLCEQCGANLNEQECSCEKGHVDIRMAHLKDLFESKFKEV is encoded by the coding sequence ATGTTACTACATTTAGTTGAAGCATTTATTCGAAGTGATCAAATAACATTACAGCAGACTTTTAATGATGTTGTTTTTGAAGATGGGTTACATGAATATCAAGTAGTCGAACCTTTGTCGTGCGACTTAATATTCAAGCGCATTAACGAAAAAGACATTTTGATAGAAGGCATAGCGAGCATAGGGTTGAATATTCCATGCGATCGTTGTACTGTGGATGTTATGCAAAATGTGAAGGTTCATATTCATAGATCCGTATCCCTTCATGACAGCGAAGAATTTGCCTACATACAAGGGGCAGAACTTGATGTGGAAGATTTTTTATTAACAGAACTGTTAATTGAATTTCCGCAAAAAGTATTGTGTTCTGATGAATGTAAGGGTCTATGTGAACAATGTGGCGCAAACCTCAATGAGCAAGAATGTTCATGTGAAAAAGGTCATGTTGATATTCGAATGGCTCATTTAAAAGATTTGTTTGAGAGCAAATTTAAGGAGGTGTAA
- the ftsY gene encoding signal recognition particle-docking protein FtsY, which yields MAEKKGFFSKLVSGLTKTRDQFLGGVEDVLKNFKSIDEEFYEELEEALIMADLGVPTTMTIIEDLRKKVKEQKLTNTEQVRQLLADELKELMHVDHDAYAFTEQKTVVLVIGVNGVGKTTSIGKLASQYKAEGKKVMLAAADTFRAAAIDQLQEWASRADVPIIAQGENSDPAAVVYDAVQSAKAKNTDILICDTAGRLHNKKNLMDELNKIHRIIAREYPDAHKEVLLVLDATTGQNALQQAKLFKEVADITGVVLTKLDGTAKGGIAIAIQSDLKLPVKYIGVGEGIDDMRPFDSNDFVDALFNIESDKISVDK from the coding sequence ATGGCAGAAAAAAAAGGTTTTTTTAGTAAATTAGTAAGTGGATTAACCAAAACACGTGATCAATTTTTAGGTGGAGTTGAGGATGTTCTAAAAAATTTCAAATCGATTGATGAAGAATTTTATGAAGAGCTTGAAGAAGCATTAATTATGGCAGACTTAGGTGTGCCTACAACCATGACAATCATTGAAGATTTGCGAAAAAAAGTGAAAGAACAGAAATTGACCAATACAGAACAGGTGCGTCAGCTCTTAGCAGATGAACTGAAAGAATTAATGCATGTAGATCATGATGCCTATGCCTTTACAGAACAAAAAACAGTTGTTCTTGTTATTGGCGTTAATGGTGTAGGAAAAACGACATCAATTGGAAAGTTAGCAAGTCAATATAAGGCTGAAGGGAAAAAAGTCATGCTTGCAGCTGCAGATACATTCCGTGCAGCAGCCATTGATCAGTTACAAGAATGGGCTAGTCGTGCCGATGTTCCAATTATTGCTCAAGGAGAAAATTCAGACCCGGCAGCAGTGGTTTATGATGCTGTCCAATCAGCAAAGGCTAAAAATACAGATATACTTATCTGTGATACAGCCGGACGCTTGCACAATAAGAAAAATTTGATGGATGAGCTGAATAAGATTCATCGCATAATTGCGAGGGAATATCCGGATGCGCATAAAGAAGTACTGCTAGTCCTAGACGCCACTACGGGGCAAAATGCTTTGCAGCAAGCAAAATTATTTAAAGAAGTCGCAGATATTACCGGCGTAGTTTTAACAAAACTTGACGGTACGGCTAAAGGTGGAATTGCCATTGCGATTCAGTCCGATCTAAAACTACCTGTTAAGTATATTGGAGTGGGAGAAGGAATTGATGATATGCGCCCCTTTGATTCAAACGATTTCGTCGACGCTTTATTTAATATTGAATCGGATAAAATTTCTGTTGACAAATAG
- a CDS encoding phosphopantetheine-binding protein codes for MDEKKLLEIIAEFTTYEADDIDESMDFVDDLGIDSLDLAQIILSAESAFDVDLEDDMMENVSTVGDAMEMLRNRIEEME; via the coding sequence ATGGACGAAAAAAAACTTTTAGAAATTATTGCGGAATTTACAACATATGAAGCAGACGACATTGATGAATCAATGGATTTTGTAGATGATTTAGGTATTGATTCATTAGACTTAGCTCAAATTATCTTAAGTGCAGAGTCGGCATTTGATGTTGATCTTGAAGATGATATGATGGAAAATGTAAGTACTGTCGGAGATGCTATGGAGATGTTAAGAAACCGTATCGAAGAAATGGAATAA
- the rnc gene encoding ribonuclease III translates to MKYKKLHEFESVISYPFENMKLLIQSLTHSSYANEHNLKKIENNERLEFLGDAVLEIVTSDYLYRKYPDNLEGELTKLRASLVCEPTLATFAREISLGSYLLLGKGEDASGGRERDSVLSDTVEALIGAIYLDGGIDKARTFIERTLLSDIPSRQRFVDSKTQLQEYIQQFSEQPIEYRVMSETGPDHDKHFEVHVYHNEAVVGQGSGRSKKSAEQSAAMDALSKIENK, encoded by the coding sequence ATGAAATATAAAAAATTACATGAGTTTGAATCAGTAATTTCATATCCGTTTGAGAATATGAAATTACTGATTCAATCTCTAACCCATAGTTCATATGCTAATGAACATAATCTAAAAAAAATTGAAAATAATGAACGGTTGGAATTTCTTGGAGATGCAGTTCTTGAAATTGTAACAAGCGATTATTTATATCGAAAATATCCGGATAACCTTGAAGGTGAGTTAACAAAATTAAGGGCAAGTTTGGTTTGCGAACCGACACTAGCAACTTTTGCTAGAGAAATCTCGTTAGGCTCATACCTATTGTTGGGAAAAGGTGAAGACGCCTCTGGTGGACGAGAGCGAGATTCCGTTTTATCCGATACAGTTGAAGCGCTGATTGGAGCAATCTATTTAGATGGCGGTATTGATAAGGCTAGGACATTTATTGAGCGTACATTATTATCAGACATCCCGTCAAGACAACGTTTTGTAGACAGCAAAACACAGCTTCAAGAATATATTCAACAGTTTAGTGAGCAGCCTATTGAATATCGCGTGATGAGTGAAACAGGACCGGATCATGATAAACATTTTGAAGTGCATGTATATCACAACGAGGCGGTTGTCGGACAAGGATCTGGGCGAAGTAAAAAAAGTGCGGAACAAAGTGCGGCCATGGATGCGTTATCAAAAATCGAAAATAAATAA